The following nucleotide sequence is from Nitrospirota bacterium.
AGAGGCAGAAGCAAAAGCCTTAGTTATCCTTAAAATGGAATTGCCAGGGGGAAGATAAAATTCCGATTGACAGATGCTGTTAAAAGCGTAGAATATAAGACGCGTCAAACCTCTTTAATAAAAGGAGTGAAACTATGCTTGAAAGCAAAAGGCAATTCAGAAGATTCGACCTTCCCCTTATTGTTAAATTCAGACCTACTTACGGGCCCACACAATATTCGCTGGGTTTGACAAAGAACATATCCTGCGACGGCCTCTGTCTCGAAGCGCGTGACTTCAATTTCATTAAATTTGAAAATCTCGAACTGGAGCTGAAATTTCCCCAGGGCAATTCCTCGGTTTCCATTTTCGGCGAAGTTATCTGGAAAAAGCAGGACGGCAACATAAGCCGCGCCGGGATCAAGCTCCGCCTGCAGGATGAGAATATAAAAAATGACATAATGGAAAAAATATCCGGCAACGCGAATATTCCCATAGACGCCCTGATGTTCGGCAAAGACATTTATCATGAGGCTGAGAAGAAAAAGGCTGTATTAAAACCGGCAAAAAAAGAAGTCCAGTCTCCCAGGGCCTTTAAGCAGGAAATTCACTTGCCGGTCCCGGTCAGTCAGGAAGGGCCGGTCATGACATCAGGCTTTACCAAAGAGTACATTGATGATTTCAAATGCAGGGTGACATTCAGACTGCCAAAAGCGGCCGCGCCCGAATGCTCAAATGTGACGATTGCCGGCGATTTTAATAACTGGGACGCTGCAGTCACCCCGATGAGTAAACTTGAGAACGGAGACTTTTGTGTATCACTGGAATTGGATGTAAGGAGAGAGTATAGATTCAAGTATCTAATTGACGGCAGCCGCTGGGAGAACGACTGGCATGCGGACAAATACCTTCCAAATTCCTTCGGCTCTGAAGACTCGGTAGTGGTCGTGTGAAAGCGGCGTTATTTTTTAATTAAGGCGTTCCAGTCCGCTGAAAATTTTTCCATGCCTTTAACAGTTAGTTCATGAGTGATGTCGTATTCCTGCCACTTTTTCGACAGGCTGATCTCTTTGTAGGGAATACTTTTCAGATTTTTCAAGGTGTAAATATAATTCTTCCCCGGCAGCGGAAGTCCTTTCTCACCCCATTCTTTTAATATGCCGTAAGGCGCCGTGATAATATCAGAGCCGAGATGCAGCGCGTACATAAAGTGGTCAAAGCTCCTGACGCTCGCGGTCAGCACCTGCACATGGCGGTCGCTATTCTGGAACATCTTCATGATATTGGCTATTAAAGTCATGCCGTTTTCTCCTTTGTCATCAAGACGCCCGATAAAAGGCGAGACAAACACGTCACCTTTTTTTGCCCCCGGGGTAGCGGCGTATACGGCTGCGGCCTGTTCCTGGGTGAAACAGAGAGTCAGGTTTACCCGCATGCCTTCAAGGACAGCCTGTCCGGCTGCCTTCAAGCCTTCCCTGTTTGTCGGGAATTTGATATGCGCATTAGGGATCCATGAGTTCATTTCCCTTCCTTGTGTGATCATCTGCCCGGCGGTCGTTAAAAGGTCCGCATATACCTCGATCGATATTGAGCCCTGCGGAATCAGCGCTGAGATCTCTCTGACAACGTTTTTATAGAATGAATAAATTTCGGCTTCGCTGAATTTCTCTCCGCTCTCAAGGCGTTTGCGCGCCTCAGGGTTTTTGGAGATGAGGGTCGGGTTTGTCGTCTGCCCGTCTAAAAAACCGATAAGCTTAATGATCTCTCTTGACTCTCCCTGATCTCCGCCGTCTAAAAAAATTCTTGTCTTCAGGTCTTGCGGTCTCATGAAATCTCCTTTACGAAAATTCCCGGCTGACAGGAATGATAAAAAAAGGGAGGGAAAATCCCCTCCCTTTTAAAAAGATGTTCTAATAACCGGGGGCCTTTTCCTTCTTGGGCATTTCCTTCATCTCTTTCATTTCTTCTTTTTTTGTCTCGCCCATCTCGTGCTTCATTCCTTTTGTCATCGGCTTACCCAGAGATTTAATGTATGCGACGAGGTCCTTCATGTCTTCAGACTTCGGATCAATTGCCTTGCCTTTATTTGCCATGATAATGCATACATTAATTGCATCTTCAAGGTTAAGCCACATCCCCGCAGGGTTCTTCCACTCTTTTTTGGCTGCGGATTTTTCCAGGCCCTTTCCGTCCGGATGGCATGAGCTGCATGAAGCTGAGCCCTCAGCGAATTTAGGGTCGTCGAAGTACTTCTTTCCATCTTCTGCCTTACCTGCCATCTTGCTGCCTGCAAAGCCGAAACTTGCGACAAGTCCCACAACAATCATTGCAAACAGTACGATCCTTAATATCTTCATCTTTCTTTCACCTCCTTTCAATTTAGTTAGAAACAGCATTTTAATACATGCTGATTTTTTTATAGTTCAAAGCATAGCACTTTTGAAAGCAATGTCAAGAATATTTTGCATCCCGGCAGTTCAAATTTTCTTGTAACCAAAACTGTGATATATTCTTTATGAAAGGCATGACCATTTTCATCACGAGTATAGAATGAAGAAACGCCCGGCTGAAGAAAAAAGGATTGCGGACAATAACGAACACAAGGTCTTCTGGAAAAAGTGGGGGCCCTATTTAAGCGAACGCCAATGGGGAACTGTGCGTGAGGACTATAGCGAAAACAGTGACGCGTGGAATTATTTCCCCCATGAGCACGCGCGCTCCCGCGCATACCGCTGGGGGGAAGACGGCCTTGCGGGGATATCCGATATAAAACAGGACCTATGTTTCGCGCTGGCGTTGTGGAACGGCAGGGAGCCGGTTTTGAAAGAGAGGCTGTTCGGATTAAATTCCTATGAAGGCAATCACGGAGAGGACGTCAAAGAGCTTTATTATTATCTGGACAATACACCGACCCACTCTTACATGAAGTATCTGTATAAATATCCTCACGCGGAATTTCCCTACAAACAATTGCTTGAGATCAACAGAAGCAGACAGAGACAGGGGCCTGAATATGAACTGCTTGACACAGGCGTCTTTGACGACAATAAATATTTTGATGTTTTTGTTGAATATGCAAAGGCAGGACCTGACGATATTTTGATAAAGCTTGAGATATTCAACCGTGCAGAAAGCGGCGCCGAGATTACCGTGCTTCCCACGCTCTGGTTCCGAAACACATGGGCTTTCGGCAAGACAAAGACAAAACCGGACATTCATTTGATGCAAAGCCCTCCTGAATGGCACTTATTGGAAGCCGTGCATGAAGATACCGGTGCATATTATTTACACTGTGAGAAAGCGCAGTCTGTTTTATTCACGGAAAACGAAACCAATACTGAAAGACTATTTAATTTCCCAAATCTCTCGCTTTACG
It contains:
- a CDS encoding transaldolase, which gives rise to MRPQDLKTRIFLDGGDQGESREIIKLIGFLDGQTTNPTLISKNPEARKRLESGEKFSEAEIYSFYKNVVREISALIPQGSISIEVYADLLTTAGQMITQGREMNSWIPNAHIKFPTNREGLKAAGQAVLEGMRVNLTLCFTQEQAAAVYAATPGAKKGDVFVSPFIGRLDDKGENGMTLIANIMKMFQNSDRHVQVLTASVRSFDHFMYALHLGSDIITAPYGILKEWGEKGLPLPGKNYIYTLKNLKSIPYKEISLSKKWQEYDITHELTVKGMEKFSADWNALIKK
- a CDS encoding PilZ domain-containing protein, with amino-acid sequence MLESKRQFRRFDLPLIVKFRPTYGPTQYSLGLTKNISCDGLCLEARDFNFIKFENLELELKFPQGNSSVSIFGEVIWKKQDGNISRAGIKLRLQDENIKNDIMEKISGNANIPIDALMFGKDIYHEAEKKKAVLKPAKKEVQSPRAFKQEIHLPVPVSQEGPVMTSGFTKEYIDDFKCRVTFRLPKAAAPECSNVTIAGDFNNWDAAVTPMSKLENGDFCVSLELDVRREYRFKYLIDGSRWENDWHADKYLPNSFGSEDSVVVV